The Euphorbia lathyris chromosome 3, ddEupLath1.1, whole genome shotgun sequence genome contains a region encoding:
- the LOC136224861 gene encoding cleavage stimulation factor subunit 77-like isoform X2 has translation MYLYHYPDIWYDYATWHAKSGAIDAAIKVFQRALKALPGLGTPPDSEMLKFAYAELEESHGAIHPAKKIYESLLGDGVDATALAHIQVMQSLAKSIVWDGEGATSLIEGNLSIGSIYAGGDPVQLTGPEL, from the exons ATGTATCTGTATCACTATCCTGATATATGGTATGACTATGCTACTTGGCATGCAAAAAGTGGTGCTATAGATGCTGCAATCAAGGTTTTCCAACGGGCTTTGAAGGCCCTTCCCG GTTTGGGGACACCTCCAGATTCAGAGATGCTGAAGTTTGCTTATGCTGAGTTGGAGGAATCCCATGGGGCAATCCAT CCTGCAAAAAAGATATACGAAAGTCTTTTGGGAGATGGCGTTGATGCTACGGCTCTAGCACATATACAA GTTATGCAAAGTCTTGCCAAATCAATAGTCTGGGATGGAGAAGGAGCTACAAGTCTTATTGAG GGTAATTTGTCAATTGGTAGTATATATGCTGGTGGCGATCCTGTACAGTTAACTGGTCCTGAATTATAA
- the LOC136224861 gene encoding cleavage stimulation factor subunit 77-like isoform X1 yields MYLYHYPDIWYDYATWHAKSGAIDAAIKVFQRALKALPGLGTPPDSEMLKFAYAELEESHGAIHPAKKIYESLLGDGVDATALAHIQAILHELLRRHRFGHGYRNGHWSIGFPKKWTPEYWSNRLCKVLPNQ; encoded by the exons ATGTATCTGTATCACTATCCTGATATATGGTATGACTATGCTACTTGGCATGCAAAAAGTGGTGCTATAGATGCTGCAATCAAGGTTTTCCAACGGGCTTTGAAGGCCCTTCCCG GTTTGGGGACACCTCCAGATTCAGAGATGCTGAAGTTTGCTTATGCTGAGTTGGAGGAATCCCATGGGGCAATCCAT CCTGCAAAAAAGATATACGAAAGTCTTTTGGGAGATGGCGTTGATGCTACGGCTCTAGCACATATACAA GCTATATTGCATGAGCTACTCAGAAGACATAGATTTGGACATGGATACAGAAATGGACACTGGAGTATTGGTTTTCCTAAGAAATGGACACCGGAGTATTGGTCTAATAG GTTATGCAAAGTCTTGCCAAATCAATAG